From one Pseudomonas sp. MYb118 genomic stretch:
- the ilvA gene encoding threonine ammonia-lyase, biosynthetic, with the protein MPTTLAQQTLLEHYVKKILAAPVYELAVRTPLQEAPALSEALGNRILLKREDLQPTFSFKIRGAYNKLVQLGEEQKSRGVITASAGNHAQGVALAARELGIAATIVMPSTTPQLKVIGVRSRGAEAVLHGESFPFALAYALELAERTGRTFVSPFDDPDVIAGQGTVAMEILRQHQGELDAIFVPVGGGGLIAGIAAYVKYLRPEVRIIAVESEHSACLQAAMNAGERTVLPSVGTFADGVAVAQIGAFGFEVCQFCVDEVLTVSNDELCAAIKNIYDDTRSITEPSGALAVAGIKKYVARHGVQGQTLIAIDSGANINFDSLGHVAERAALEAV; encoded by the coding sequence ATGCCCACCACGCTCGCCCAGCAGACCCTGCTTGAGCACTATGTGAAAAAGATCCTCGCCGCGCCGGTCTACGAGCTGGCGGTGCGCACGCCCTTGCAGGAGGCGCCGGCATTGTCCGAGGCGCTGGGCAACCGGATTCTGCTCAAGCGCGAGGACTTGCAACCGACCTTTTCCTTCAAGATCCGCGGTGCCTACAACAAGCTGGTGCAACTCGGCGAAGAACAGAAGTCCCGCGGCGTGATCACCGCATCGGCCGGCAACCATGCCCAGGGTGTGGCACTGGCCGCGCGGGAACTGGGGATCGCGGCGACCATCGTCATGCCCAGCACCACGCCGCAGTTGAAGGTGATAGGCGTGCGCAGCCGTGGCGCCGAGGCGGTGCTGCACGGGGAGAGTTTTCCGTTTGCGCTGGCGTATGCGCTGGAGCTGGCCGAACGCACCGGGCGTACCTTCGTTTCGCCGTTCGACGACCCGGACGTGATCGCCGGGCAGGGCACCGTGGCCATGGAAATCCTGCGCCAGCACCAGGGCGAGCTGGATGCGATCTTCGTTCCGGTGGGCGGTGGCGGGTTGATTGCGGGCATCGCGGCGTACGTCAAATACCTGCGCCCCGAGGTGCGCATCATCGCCGTCGAGTCGGAGCATTCGGCGTGCCTGCAAGCGGCGATGAACGCCGGCGAGCGGACGGTGCTGCCCAGTGTCGGCACCTTCGCCGATGGCGTGGCTGTGGCGCAGATCGGTGCCTTCGGCTTTGAGGTGTGCCAATTCTGCGTCGATGAAGTGCTGACCGTCAGCAACGATGAGCTGTGCGCGGCGATCAAGAACATCTACGACGACACCCGTTCGATCACCGAGCCTTCCGGCGCGCTGGCCGTGGCCGGGATCAAAAAGTACGTGGCCCGCCACGGCGTCCAGGGGCAGACACTGATCGCCATCGACTCGGGAGCCAACATCAACTTCGACAGCTTGGGCCATGTAGCGGAGCGTGCGGCCCTGGAGGCCGTTTAG
- a CDS encoding ABC-F family ATPase: MISTANITMQFGAKPLFENVSVKFNNGNRYGLIGANGCGKSTFMKILGDDLEPSGGQVMLEPNVRLGKLRQDQFAYEEFTVIDTVIMGHEELWKVKAERDRIYSLPEMSEEDGMAVAELETEFAEMDGYTAESRAGELLLGLGIPLEQHFGPMTEVAPGWKLRVLLAQALFSDPEVLLLDEPTNHLDINTIRWLETILTARNSTMIIISHDRHFLNSVCTHMADLDYGELRLFPGNYDEYMTAATQSREQLLSDNAKKKAQISELQSFVSRFSANASKAKQATSRAKQIDKIQLAEVKPSSRVSPFIRFEQTKKLHRQAVTIEQMSKGFEGKTLFQNFSFTVEAGERVAIIGPNGIGKTTLLRTLMGELTPDAGSVKWTESAELGYYAQDHAHDFEDDVSLFDWMGQWTQGEQMIRGTLGRMLFSNDEILKSVKVISGGEQGRMLFGKLILQKPNVLVMDEPTNHLDMESIEALNLALENYPGTLIFVSHDREFVSSLATRIIELSPNGVTDFSGTYDDYLRSQGVVF, translated from the coding sequence TTGATTTCTACAGCTAACATCACGATGCAGTTCGGCGCCAAGCCGCTGTTCGAAAACGTTTCGGTCAAGTTCAACAACGGCAACCGTTACGGCCTGATCGGCGCCAACGGTTGCGGCAAGTCGACCTTCATGAAGATCCTCGGTGACGACCTCGAGCCGTCCGGCGGCCAGGTCATGCTGGAGCCGAACGTGCGCCTGGGTAAACTGCGCCAGGACCAGTTCGCCTACGAAGAATTCACCGTGATCGACACCGTGATCATGGGCCACGAAGAGCTGTGGAAGGTCAAGGCCGAGCGCGACCGCATCTACTCGCTGCCGGAAATGAGCGAAGAAGACGGCATGGCCGTGGCCGAGCTGGAAACCGAATTCGCCGAAATGGACGGCTACACCGCCGAATCCCGTGCCGGTGAGCTGCTGCTGGGCCTGGGTATTCCGCTGGAACAGCACTTTGGCCCGATGACCGAAGTCGCACCGGGCTGGAAGCTGCGTGTATTGCTGGCCCAGGCGCTGTTCTCCGATCCGGAAGTGCTGTTGCTCGACGAACCGACCAACCACCTGGACATCAACACCATTCGCTGGCTGGAAACGATTCTTACGGCGCGTAACAGCACCATGATCATCATTTCCCACGACCGGCACTTCCTCAACAGTGTCTGCACCCACATGGCCGACCTGGACTACGGCGAGCTGCGCCTGTTCCCGGGCAACTACGACGAGTACATGACCGCGGCGACCCAGTCCCGCGAGCAACTGCTGTCGGACAACGCCAAGAAGAAAGCGCAGATTTCCGAGCTGCAATCGTTCGTCAGCCGCTTCTCGGCCAACGCCTCGAAAGCCAAGCAGGCCACCTCCCGCGCCAAGCAGATCGACAAGATCCAGCTGGCCGAGGTCAAGCCTTCGAGCCGTGTGAGCCCGTTCATCCGTTTCGAACAGACCAAGAAGCTGCACCGCCAGGCCGTGACCATCGAGCAGATGTCCAAGGGCTTCGAAGGCAAGACCCTGTTCCAGAACTTCAGCTTCACCGTCGAGGCTGGCGAGCGCGTGGCGATCATCGGCCCGAACGGTATCGGCAAGACCACCCTGCTGCGCACCCTGATGGGTGAACTGACGCCGGACGCCGGTTCCGTGAAATGGACCGAAAGCGCGGAGCTGGGCTACTACGCCCAGGACCATGCCCATGACTTCGAAGATGACGTCAGCCTGTTCGACTGGATGGGCCAATGGACCCAGGGCGAGCAGATGATTCGCGGCACCCTGGGCCGCATGCTGTTCTCCAACGACGAGATTCTCAAGTCGGTCAAGGTGATCTCCGGTGGTGAGCAAGGCCGCATGCTGTTCGGCAAGCTGATCCTGCAAAAGCCGAACGTGCTGGTGATGGACGAACCGACCAACCACCTGGACATGGAATCCATCGAAGCGCTGAACCTGGCGCTGGAGAACTACCCGGGCACGCTGATCTTCGTCAGCCACGACCGTGAGTTCGTCTCGTCCCTGGCCACCCGCATCATCGAACTGAGCCCGAACGGCGTGACCGACTTCAGCGGTACCTATGACGATTACCTGCGTAGTCAGGGTGTGGTGTTCTAA
- the lpxO gene encoding lipid A hydroxylase LpxO, producing MKLIIAAIYIVSIAYVHLRGRVRHKLGRQLSDHSSFLAPINCFLYLFSKKPNTPFLDPAEFPDLSPLQAHWEEIRAEGQNLLRAGEIKRSNQYDDVGFNSFFKTGWKRFYLKWYGDSHPSAMKLCPRTTELVQSIGSIKAAMFAELPPGSKLVRHRDPYAGSYRYHLGLETPNDAGCYINVDGESYHWRDGEAVMFDETFIHYAENTTEQNRIILFCDIERPMKYRWAAAFNGWFSRNVMSAAGAPNDVGDRTGGLNRLFARIYKIRLRGKALKKRNRKLYYLEKWAIFAGLLALFILI from the coding sequence GTGAAACTCATCATTGCCGCTATCTATATTGTCTCGATTGCCTACGTGCACCTGCGCGGGCGCGTGCGCCACAAGCTGGGCCGCCAATTGAGCGACCACTCGTCGTTTCTGGCGCCGATCAACTGCTTTCTTTACCTGTTCTCGAAAAAGCCCAACACGCCGTTCCTCGATCCGGCCGAGTTCCCGGACCTGAGCCCGTTGCAGGCACATTGGGAAGAAATCCGCGCCGAAGGGCAGAACCTGCTGCGCGCCGGTGAGATCAAGCGCTCGAACCAGTACGACGACGTGGGTTTCAACTCGTTCTTCAAGACCGGCTGGAAGCGCTTCTACCTCAAGTGGTACGGCGACAGCCACCCGTCGGCGATGAAACTCTGCCCGCGCACCACCGAACTGGTGCAGAGCATCGGCTCGATCAAGGCGGCGATGTTTGCCGAGTTGCCACCGGGCTCCAAGCTGGTGCGCCACCGCGACCCGTACGCCGGTTCCTACCGCTATCACCTGGGCCTGGAGACGCCGAACGATGCCGGCTGCTACATCAACGTCGATGGCGAGAGCTATCACTGGCGTGATGGCGAGGCGGTGATGTTCGATGAAACCTTCATTCATTACGCGGAAAACACCACCGAGCAGAACCGCATCATCCTGTTCTGCGACATCGAGCGGCCGATGAAGTACCGCTGGGCGGCGGCGTTCAACGGCTGGTTCAGCCGCAACGTGATGTCGGCGGCGGGTGCGCCGAATGATGTCGGCGACCGTACGGGTGGGCTCAACCGGTTGTTTGCGCGGATCTACAAGATTCGGCTGCGGGGCAAGGCGCTGAAGAAGCGGAATCGCAAGCTGTATTACCTGGAGAAGTGGGCGATTTTTGCTGGGTTGTTGGCTTTATTTATTCTGATTTGA
- a CDS encoding PQQ-dependent sugar dehydrogenase — MLRKTLLATFCASVLIGAGMPAFAATSQSLKSEQGTLEVTPIAKGLDHPWALAFLPDQKGMLVTEKSGNLRVVTADGKLSAPISGVPKVWARSQGGLLDVVLSPDFAQDRTVYLSYAEGGGEGGTAGTAVGRGQLSADLTQLNNFKVIFRQEPKLSTGNHFGSRLVFDRDGYLFISLGENNDRPTAQDLDKLQGKIVRIYPDGKVPDDNPFVGQSGVRPEIWSYGQRNPQGMALNPWTGVLWENEHGPKGGDELNIIERGKNYGWPLATHGINYSGLAIPEAKGKKAEGTIAPHHVWEKSPGLSGMAFYDADRFKPWQHNVFIGALATQELIRLQFDGDRVVHEERLMGELNQRIRDVRQGPDGYLYVLTDDSDGVLYRVGLK, encoded by the coding sequence ATGCTGCGTAAAACCCTGTTGGCTACCTTCTGCGCCAGCGTCCTGATCGGCGCTGGCATGCCCGCATTCGCGGCAACCTCCCAGTCACTCAAAAGCGAGCAGGGCACCCTTGAGGTCACGCCGATTGCCAAGGGCCTGGATCACCCCTGGGCCCTGGCTTTCCTGCCGGACCAGAAGGGCATGCTGGTGACCGAAAAGTCCGGCAACCTGCGCGTGGTGACGGCCGACGGCAAGCTTTCGGCGCCCATCAGCGGCGTACCGAAGGTCTGGGCCCGGAGCCAGGGTGGTCTGCTCGACGTAGTGCTGTCGCCGGACTTTGCGCAGGACCGCACCGTTTACCTGTCCTACGCCGAGGGCGGTGGCGAAGGCGGCACAGCGGGCACGGCGGTGGGGCGCGGGCAGTTGTCGGCAGATCTGACCCAGCTGAACAACTTCAAAGTGATCTTCCGCCAGGAGCCCAAGCTCTCCACCGGCAACCATTTCGGCTCGCGCCTGGTGTTCGACCGCGATGGCTACCTGTTCATTTCCCTGGGCGAAAACAACGACCGGCCCACCGCCCAGGACCTCGACAAGCTGCAAGGCAAGATCGTGCGCATCTACCCCGATGGCAAGGTGCCCGACGACAACCCCTTCGTGGGTCAGTCCGGCGTGCGTCCGGAAATCTGGTCCTATGGCCAGCGCAACCCGCAGGGCATGGCGCTCAACCCGTGGACCGGCGTGCTCTGGGAAAACGAACACGGCCCCAAGGGCGGCGATGAACTGAACATCATTGAGCGCGGCAAGAACTACGGCTGGCCGCTGGCGACCCACGGCATCAACTATTCCGGGCTGGCGATCCCCGAAGCCAAGGGCAAGAAAGCCGAAGGCACGATCGCGCCGCACCACGTCTGGGAAAAGTCCCCGGGCCTGAGCGGCATGGCCTTCTACGACGCAGACCGCTTCAAACCGTGGCAGCACAACGTGTTCATTGGCGCTCTGGCGACCCAGGAGCTGATTCGCCTGCAATTCGACGGCGACCGCGTGGTGCACGAAGAGCGCCTGATGGGCGAGCTGAACCAGCGCATCCGCGACGTGCGGCAGGGGCCGGATGGTTATCTGTATGTGCTGACGGATGACAGTGATGGGGTGTTGTACCGCGTGGGTTTGAAGTAA
- a CDS encoding Ku protein produces MARAIWKGAISFGLVHIPVALVSATSSQGVDFDWLDSRSMDPVGYKRVNKVTGKEVTKEHIVKGVQYEKGRYVVLSEEEIKSAHPLSTQTIDIFSFVDSDQIPLQNIDTPYYLAPDKRGGKVYALLRETLSKTNKVALAHVVLHTRQHLAALMPLDSAMVLVMLRWPAEVRSLDTLELGSDVTKPTLAKGELDMAKRLVQDMSGDWNPEDYRDSFEDKIMALVEKKAHEGKIEDVETATGEEERKTADVIDLTELLKRSLGGKAAKPAAKAKPAAKKASKR; encoded by the coding sequence ATGGCACGGGCAATCTGGAAAGGCGCAATCAGTTTCGGGCTGGTGCATATCCCCGTGGCGCTGGTCTCGGCGACGTCCTCCCAGGGCGTGGATTTCGACTGGCTGGACAGCCGCAGCATGGACCCTGTGGGCTACAAACGCGTCAACAAGGTGACCGGCAAGGAAGTCACCAAGGAACACATCGTCAAGGGTGTGCAATATGAAAAGGGTCGCTACGTGGTGCTCAGCGAGGAGGAAATCAAATCCGCGCACCCGCTGTCGACCCAGACCATCGACATCTTTTCCTTCGTCGACAGCGACCAGATCCCTCTGCAGAACATCGACACGCCCTACTACCTCGCCCCGGACAAACGCGGCGGCAAGGTCTATGCGTTGCTGCGCGAAACCCTGAGCAAAACCAACAAGGTCGCCCTCGCCCATGTGGTGCTGCACACCCGCCAGCATCTGGCGGCGCTGATGCCGCTGGACTCGGCGATGGTCCTGGTGATGCTGCGCTGGCCCGCCGAAGTACGCAGCCTGGACACCCTGGAACTGGGCAGCGACGTGACCAAGCCGACCCTGGCCAAGGGCGAACTGGACATGGCCAAGCGCCTGGTGCAGGACATGAGCGGCGACTGGAACCCTGAGGATTACCGCGACAGTTTCGAAGACAAGATCATGGCCCTGGTGGAGAAAAAGGCCCATGAAGGCAAGATCGAGGATGTGGAGACCGCCACTGGCGAGGAAGAGCGCAAGACGGCGGATGTGATCGACTTGACCGAGTTGCTCAAGCGTAGTTTGGGGGGTAAGGCGGCCAAGCCGGCGGCGAAAGCCAAGCCTGCGGCCAAGAAAGCGAGTAAGCGGTGA
- a CDS encoding RimK family protein, translating to MIIVERKEDWASYFPSEDIVSAQEYLEQTRDTDQGKRVQVINLCRSYKYLGHGYYCSLLAEARGHKVIPSVRTISELTRKSLYGLALDDLDKTLEKALSHHLYSDTEGFTLTLYFGQTHIEPLQDLARQLFEVFPCPILLVEFRRTNGWHIEGIKSGALHKLREDQEDQFAHSLDSFSRKIWRMPRSRRVARYDLAILHDPQEALPPSNPRALDNFVRVGKTLGIDVELIERKDYARIAEYDGLLIRETTSVDNHTYRFAKKAESEGLVVMDDPTSILRCTNKVYLTDLLKSHQLGMPATEILYKERPQDVERVGERLGFPLVLKIPDGCFSRGVIKVESQQALLEATAELFEHSVLLLAQEFFYTEYDWRIGVLNRKPIFACQYFMSRGHWQIYNHKAKGQDINGECRTLAVHEAPRAVVELAVKTANLIGDGLYGVDLKQSGDKVVVIEVNDNPNLDAGIEDAYLQDDLYSLVLEEFVRRLELKRRGQAW from the coding sequence ATGATCATCGTCGAACGCAAGGAAGACTGGGCGTCTTACTTTCCCAGCGAAGACATTGTCAGCGCCCAGGAATACCTCGAACAGACCCGTGACACCGACCAGGGCAAACGGGTCCAGGTGATCAACCTGTGCCGCAGCTACAAGTACCTGGGCCACGGCTATTACTGCTCGTTGCTGGCCGAGGCGCGGGGGCACAAGGTGATTCCGTCGGTGCGGACCATCAGTGAGCTGACGCGCAAATCGTTGTACGGCCTGGCGCTGGACGATCTGGATAAAACCCTGGAAAAAGCCCTCAGTCATCATCTTTACAGCGACACCGAAGGTTTTACCCTGACGCTTTATTTTGGTCAGACGCATATCGAGCCACTTCAGGATCTGGCCCGGCAATTGTTTGAAGTCTTTCCATGCCCGATTCTGTTAGTTGAGTTTCGCCGAACTAACGGTTGGCACATCGAAGGCATAAAGTCCGGCGCGTTGCACAAGTTGCGCGAAGACCAGGAAGATCAATTCGCCCACTCGCTCGACAGTTTCAGTCGCAAGATCTGGCGCATGCCGCGCTCACGGCGGGTGGCCCGTTATGACCTGGCGATCCTGCATGACCCGCAGGAAGCGTTGCCGCCGTCCAACCCGAGGGCCCTGGACAATTTCGTACGGGTCGGCAAGACACTGGGTATCGACGTCGAGCTGATCGAGCGCAAGGACTACGCGCGCATCGCCGAATACGACGGCTTGCTGATCCGCGAGACGACCAGCGTCGACAACCACACCTACCGTTTCGCCAAGAAAGCCGAAAGCGAAGGGCTGGTGGTGATGGACGACCCGACCTCGATCCTGCGTTGCACCAACAAGGTCTACCTGACCGACCTGCTCAAAAGCCATCAACTGGGCATGCCGGCCACCGAAATCCTCTACAAGGAACGACCGCAGGACGTCGAGCGCGTCGGCGAGCGCCTGGGTTTTCCGCTGGTGCTGAAGATCCCCGACGGCTGTTTTTCCCGCGGGGTGATCAAGGTCGAAAGCCAGCAAGCCTTGCTCGAAGCGACCGCCGAATTGTTCGAGCATTCGGTGCTGTTGCTGGCCCAGGAGTTTTTCTACACCGAGTACGACTGGCGCATTGGCGTGCTCAACCGCAAGCCGATCTTCGCCTGCCAATACTTCATGTCCAGGGGCCATTGGCAGATCTACAACCACAAGGCCAAGGGCCAGGACATCAACGGTGAATGCCGCACCCTGGCGGTCCACGAAGCGCCGCGTGCCGTGGTGGAACTGGCGGTGAAGACCGCCAACCTGATCGGCGATGGCCTCTACGGCGTGGACCTCAAACAGTCCGGCGACAAGGTGGTGGTGATCGAAGTCAACGACAACCCGAACCTGGACGCCGGCATCGAAGACGCCTATCTGCAAGACGACCTGTACTCGCTGGTGCTGGAAGAGTTCGTGCGCCGCCTGGAACTCAAGCGCCGCGGCCAGGCCTGGTGA
- a CDS encoding DUF1652 domain-containing protein, producing the protein MFLSALELRNIIESSFLPKRCQCTLSSDLLMSVKVFADGQTDQVDLFVSGIDATALNSCREINNLIAGLRSGIPQPMDTAQHSNYQSL; encoded by the coding sequence ATGTTTCTGTCTGCCTTGGAACTTCGCAACATCATCGAAAGCAGTTTTCTCCCCAAACGCTGCCAATGCACACTGTCTTCGGACTTGTTGATGTCCGTCAAAGTGTTTGCCGACGGGCAGACTGACCAGGTGGATTTGTTCGTGAGCGGCATCGACGCCACCGCGCTCAACAGTTGCCGGGAAATCAACAACCTGATCGCCGGGCTGCGTTCGGGCATACCGCAGCCCATGGACACGGCGCAGCATTCGAACTATCAGTCGCTGTAA
- a CDS encoding MFS transporter has product MSAQQLPPQSSMAITLQIVSIVFYTFIAFLCIGLPIAVLPGYVHEQLGFSAVVAGLTIGSQYLATLLSRPMAGRMSDTVGTKRAIIYGLSGIVLSGVLTLLSTLLQSFPLTSLLILIAGRLLLGIAQGLIGVGTISWCMGQVGAEHTARSISWNGIASYGAIAIGAPLGVVMVAEYGFASLGIALSLLAALALLLIRNKPSVPVVRGERLPFWAVFGRIAPFGASLSLASIGYGTLTTFITLYYVSRGWTGAAYCLTVFGICFILARLLFISSISRFGGFSSAIACMTIETVGLVLLWLAPSTGFALLGAALTGFGLSLVYPALGVEAIKQVPNSSRGAGLSAYAVFFDLALAIAGPLMGAVALNLGYSWIFFSAALLSVSGLALTLLLKRRAGV; this is encoded by the coding sequence ATGTCTGCGCAGCAACTGCCACCGCAAAGCTCCATGGCGATCACCCTGCAGATCGTCTCCATCGTTTTCTACACCTTCATCGCCTTCCTCTGCATCGGTTTGCCGATTGCGGTGTTGCCGGGTTATGTCCATGAGCAACTGGGCTTCAGCGCGGTCGTGGCCGGGTTGACCATCGGTTCGCAATACCTGGCTACCCTGCTCAGCCGGCCGATGGCCGGGCGCATGTCGGACACCGTGGGCACCAAGCGCGCGATCATCTATGGCTTGAGCGGCATTGTGTTGAGTGGCGTGCTGACGTTGCTGTCGACCCTGCTGCAAAGTTTTCCGCTGACCAGCCTGCTGATCCTGATCGCCGGGCGCCTGCTGCTCGGTATCGCCCAGGGGCTGATCGGGGTGGGCACCATCAGTTGGTGCATGGGCCAGGTCGGTGCCGAGCACACGGCGCGTTCGATCTCGTGGAACGGCATCGCCTCCTACGGTGCCATCGCCATTGGCGCACCGCTAGGCGTGGTGATGGTGGCCGAATACGGCTTCGCCAGCCTCGGCATCGCCTTGTCCCTGCTGGCCGCGCTGGCGCTGCTGCTGATCCGCAACAAGCCTTCGGTGCCGGTGGTGCGCGGTGAGCGGCTGCCGTTCTGGGCGGTGTTCGGGCGCATCGCGCCGTTCGGTGCGAGCCTGAGCCTGGCGTCGATCGGCTATGGCACCCTGACCACCTTCATCACCCTGTATTACGTCAGCCGCGGCTGGACCGGCGCCGCGTACTGCCTGACGGTCTTCGGCATCTGCTTCATCCTCGCACGCCTGCTGTTCATTTCCAGCATCAGCCGCTTCGGTGGCTTCAGCTCGGCGATTGCCTGCATGACCATCGAAACCGTGGGCCTGGTGTTGCTGTGGCTGGCGCCTTCGACCGGTTTCGCCCTGCTCGGCGCCGCCCTGACCGGCTTCGGCCTGTCGCTGGTGTACCCGGCCCTGGGCGTGGAGGCGATCAAGCAGGTACCGAACTCCAGCCGCGGTGCCGGTTTGAGTGCTTATGCGGTGTTCTTCGACCTGGCACTGGCGATCGCCGGCCCGCTGATGGGCGCGGTGGCGCTGAACCTGGGCTATTCGTGGATTTTCTTCAGCGCGGCGCTGTTGTCCGTCAGCGGCCTGGCCTTGACCCTGTTGCTCAAACGCCGCGCGGGAGTCTGA
- a CDS encoding DUF2790 domain-containing protein yields the protein MKMRTLLMTTALACAGFTGLAQADESQAVPYEYGMPLQVAKVVSLSEPPTLECKVVTADMKYIDTAGKPAEISYRKLSQACTEQGG from the coding sequence ATGAAGATGCGTACTTTACTGATGACCACCGCCCTCGCCTGCGCCGGTTTCACCGGGCTGGCCCAGGCCGACGAGTCGCAAGCGGTGCCCTACGAATACGGCATGCCGTTGCAGGTGGCCAAAGTGGTATCGCTCAGCGAGCCACCGACCCTGGAATGCAAGGTAGTGACGGCCGACATGAAGTACATCGACACGGCAGGCAAGCCCGCAGAGATTTCATACCGCAAACTGTCCCAGGCCTGCACTGAACAGGGCGGCTAG
- a CDS encoding magnesium transporter CorA family protein, with protein sequence MIKSFQLHHGALQAVERLDAEVMLFSNPDAAERDLLHSHFKLDEHALASALDPDEVSRIEFHPDNLFLIWKRPENYSGADSLAFEVSSCGLLFSTQRLLVIATDDSPLHGLGTRQRLNTPLDVLLDLLFNNIHHYLGHLKVIKLVARELQQKFNRSMQNQHLIQMFNLSESLIYYINAIHSNGAVLTRLRNHAEKQRFSAEAISLIDDLIIENNQCYKQAEIYSTVFSGLIEARGNLMNNSMNNLLRKLTLINVVFLPLNLIASIGGMSEFSMMTAGTPWWISYPLFLGAMMAGAGVMVLGLRRLAK encoded by the coding sequence ATGATCAAGAGCTTTCAACTCCATCACGGCGCGTTGCAGGCGGTCGAGCGCCTGGACGCCGAAGTCATGCTGTTCAGCAACCCGGATGCCGCCGAGCGCGACTTGCTGCACAGCCATTTCAAGCTCGATGAACACGCGTTGGCTTCGGCACTGGACCCGGACGAGGTGTCGCGCATCGAGTTTCACCCCGACAACCTGTTCCTGATCTGGAAGCGCCCGGAGAATTACTCCGGCGCCGACAGCCTGGCGTTCGAAGTGTCGTCCTGCGGCCTGCTGTTCAGCACCCAGCGTCTGCTGGTGATTGCCACCGATGATTCGCCCCTGCATGGCCTGGGCACCCGCCAGCGTCTGAACACGCCGCTGGATGTGCTGCTGGATTTGCTGTTCAACAACATCCATCACTACCTGGGGCACCTCAAGGTCATCAAGCTGGTCGCACGGGAGTTGCAGCAAAAATTCAACCGCTCGATGCAGAACCAGCATCTGATCCAGATGTTCAACCTGAGCGAAAGCCTGATCTATTACATCAACGCAATTCACAGCAACGGCGCGGTCCTGACCCGCCTGCGCAATCACGCCGAAAAACAACGCTTCAGCGCCGAAGCGATCAGCCTGATCGACGACCTGATCATCGAAAACAACCAGTGTTACAAGCAGGCGGAAATCTATTCCACGGTGTTCTCTGGGCTGATTGAGGCCCGCGGCAACCTGATGAACAACAGCATGAACAACCTGCTGCGCAAGCTGACGCTGATCAACGTGGTGTTCCTGCCGCTCAACCTGATCGCCAGCATCGGCGGCATGTCCGAGTTCAGCATGATGACCGCGGGCACGCCGTGGTGGATTTCCTACCCGTTGTTCCTCGGCGCGATGATGGCGGGTGCCGGGGTGATGGTGCTGGGGTTGCGGCGGTTGGCCAAATGA